The Longimicrobium sp. genomic sequence CACGCCCAGGTCGTGGGTGATCAGGATGATGCTCATCCCCAGCTCGCTCTGCAGCTTGTTCAGCAGCTCCAGGATCTGGGCCTGGATGGTCACGTCGAGCGCCGTCGTCGGCTCGTCGGCGATCAGCAGCTTGGGGTCGCACGCCAGCGCCATGGCGATCATCACGCGCTGGCGCATGCCGCCCGAGAGCTGGTGCGGGTACTCGTCCACCCGCTGGTGCGGAATGGGAATGCCCACCAGCTGAAGCATCTCGATGGCCCGGGTGCGCGCGGCCTTCTTGCTCAGCCCCTGGTGAAGCCGCAGCGACTCCTCGATCTGAAAGCCCACGGTGAACACCGGGTTCAGCGAGGTCATGGGCTCCTGGAAGATCATGGCGATGTCGTTGCCGCGGATCTGCCGCATCCGCTTTTCCGACGCCTGCGCCAGGTCTTCCATCTCGCCGTTGCTCCCGCGGAACAGGATGCGCGAGCCCTCCTGGATCTTGCCGGGAGGGTTCGGGATCAGGCGCATCACCGAGAGCGAGGTGACGGACTTGCCGCTCCCCGACTCGCCCACGATGCCCAGCGTTTCGCCGGGATTCACGTGGAACGAAACGCCGTCCACCGCGCGCGCCAGCCCCGCGTCGGTGCTGAACCAGGTGCGCAGGTTTTCCACCTGCAGAATCGGCCCGTCCGCGCCCGGCCGCGCGCCCGCCGTGTTGTCCGGTTGCGTCAAATCAGCCCCCATTCCCTGAACGCCGCCCATTCGTTCGGCTTCTCCGTCCACATCCACGCTGGATCGATCCACAGCCCCGGGATCACCTCGCTGGCCACGCGCGGCGGGTCTCCCAGCGGCACGGGCGCGTACGCGCCCGCAGCCAGCCGGAAGACCTCCACCGTCTCCGCGTCCGGGTCGATGATCCAGTATTCCCGCACGCCGCTCTGGGCGTATTCCACGAACTTGTCGCGCCGGTCGCGCACCCGGCTGTCCGGGCTGATCAGCTCCACCGCCAGGTCTACCGGCCCGTCCACGAAAGTGCGCTTGAACCGGTGCTCGTTGTCGGGCGCCAGGTAGAACACGTCCGGCTCGCGCGCCACCTTGGGGCTGAGCCGTACCTGGAACCCTGCCTGCCCCACCAGGCCGCCGATCCCCTTCTGCGCGACGAAGCCGCTGATCGCCTTGTACAGAAATCCCCAGATCAGCAGGTGCCGGTCCGTCTGCGGGCTCATCTCCACCACCTTCCCGTCCACCCATTCCGCGCGAACCCCGTCGTACGCCCGGAGGAAGTCCTCGTAGCTCACCGCGTCGGCCGTTCCGTGCGCCTGCGCGATCATCGCGGTCCCATCCTGCCGGGGTGCCCGCCTCTCACGAGTTGCCATTCCCTCACGCTTCCCACTGCCGGAAGACCCACGGCAGCGAAGGAAGCGGCTTCTGCCACAGCCAGGGAGCGGGGATCTCCAGCCCCGGCAGCACGTTGCTCCGCAGCACAGCCGGATCTCCGAGCGCCACCAGTTCGTACCTGCCGCTCGCGTCCAGGCGATAGGCTTCGGCGGCCTCCCGCGCGGGATCGATCAGCCAGTACTCGGCGACCCCGGCCTGCTCGTATTCATAGAACTTTTCGCCCCGGTCCACCCCGCGCGTCGACGGGCTGAGGATCTCGATCACGAGGTCCGCGGGTCCGTCGACGTAGGTCCCGCGGACGCGGTCCAGGTGCTCTGACCGCACGAAGAAGACGTCCGGCTCGCGGGCCGTGCCGTCACTCAGCTTCATCGAGTAGTTGGGCAGGTACGTACGCCCGAGGTCGTGCAGGTCCGCCCAGTAACGCACCAGCGCGCCCAGCCACAACGAGAGGTCCGACTGCCGCTCGTTTCCCGGGCTCACGAGACGCACCCGCCCATCCACCCACTCCGCGTGCACCCCATCGTACGCCTCCAGGAACTCCTCGAAGGACAACGTCCGTGCGTCCAGCTGCAGCGGGGCCTGCGTAGACATCACGGCCTCACGTGCGCAGGCGCGGGTCCAGCGCGTCGCGCAGGCCGTCGCCCAGCAGGTTGAAGGCGACCACCGTCAGCACGATGGCCAGTCCCGGGAAGGTGGCGATCCACCACGCCTGCGTCAGCGCGTCGCGCCCGTCGGCCACCATGTTCCCCCAGGTGGGCGTGGGCGGCTGCACGCCAAGGCCCAGGAACGAGAGCGACGCCTCCGTCAGAATGGTCAGGCCGATGCCCAGCGTGGCCGACACGATCACCGGGGCCATGGTGTTGGGCACCACGTGGCGGGTGATGATGCGGAAGTCGCTGAACCCCAGCGCCCGTGCCGCCTGCACGAACTCGCGCTCGCGCAGGGACAGCACCTCGCCGCGCACGATGCGCGACGTACCCATCCACCCCGTCAGCCCCAGCACGATCACCACCAGCCAGAACGAGGGGTTCTCGAAGATGGCGATCACCACGATCAGCAGCACCAGCCGCGGAAAGGCCAGCATCATGTCGGTGACGCGCATCAGCACGGCATCTACCCAGCCGCCGAAGTAGCCGGAAAGCGCGCCCACCATGGTCCCCAGCGTGATGCTGATGCCTACGGCCACGAAGCCGATGGAAAGCGAGATCTGCGCGCCGTACAGCGTGCGGCTGAAGATGTCGCGCCCGAACTTGTCGGTGCCGAACAGGTGCTCGCCCGAGGGCGGCAGGTAGCGCGAGGTGATGATGTCGCCCTGCGCCGCCGGGTCGTACGGGGCGATCAGCGGGGTGACCAGCGTGATCACGTACAGCAGGATCATCACCGCCATGCCGCCCATGGCCAGGCGGTTCTTCTTGAAGTGCCGCATGGCGATGGACCACTGCGAGTCGCCCCGGGTGCGCGACTTCGCCAGCTGCTTGCCGCTGACCGACTTCCACGTCCACCACACCATCCCCGCGATGACGGCGATCAGCGTGACGACGGCCACCCAGTAGTCCCAGCCCAGCCGGGGCCGCGGCTCGGGAAGCAGCTGCCGGGCCTGGTGCCGCTGCCAGGCGGTGAGTGCCACCCACAGGGTGAAGGCCCAGGCCAGCACCAGCGTGGCCACGCGGCCCCACACCACCCCCGCGCCGCGGCGCGGGGCGGGGGCGTGCAGCTCCTGCCCCGTGGCCTGGGGCATGGGCTCGGGCGGGACCGACTCGGGATCGGGAGAAACGCGGACCATGTTCAGTCGTTCCGAATGCGGGGGTCGACCACGGCGTACAGCACGTCCGAAAGCAGGTTGCCCAGCACCACCATCGAGGCGATCACGAACGAGGTGGCCATCACCATCGGGTAGTCGCGCGCCAGGATGGCGTCGACGATGGCACGCCCCATTCCCGGCCAGGCGAAGATGGTTTCCACCAGCACCGCGCCCGACAGCAGGAAGGGCAGGTACAGCCCCAGCAGGGTGATGATGGGGATCAGCGCATTGCGCAGCGCGTGCTTGAAGACCACGGTGCGCTCCGAAAGCCCCTTCGCCCGCGCCGTGCGGATGAAGTCCTGGTGGATGACCTCGAGCATGGCCCCGCGCATGTACCGCGCGACGCCCGCCGCCGACCCGATCCCCAAGGCGATGGCGGGAAGGATCAGGTGCATCACCCGGTCCCTGAATTTCTCACCGCCTGTCAGGTACTCGTAGTCGATGCTCGTCATCCCCGAGGCCGGAAAGCTCAGCGCCCACCCTTCCTGCCCCGCCCGCAGCGAGAAGATCAGGATGAGCATCAGGGCGAACCAGAAGCTGGGCATCGAATAGAAGAACAGCGCCAGGAAGGTCAGCACGTTGTCGGCGATGGAGTACTGCCGCACCGCCTGCACGATGCCGATCAGCATGCCCACCACGAAGATCACCACCAGGGAGATCAGGGTGAGCTGCATGGTGTTCCACAGGATCCCCGGCAGGATCTCGTTGATGGGCCGCATCTGCCCGAACGAGTAGCCGAAGTCACCCGTGACGAAGCTCCACAGCCACTTGCCGTACTGCTCGTGGAGCGGCCGGTCGAGCCCGAAGTTGCGGCGCATCTGCTCCAGCACCTCGGGGCTCACGTTCGGATTGGCGAACTTGGCGATCGGGTCGCCCGGCGCCAGTTGAAGCACGAAGAAGATGAGCGTCAGGATCCCCAGCAGAAGGGGAATGGCGCCGAGCAGCCGCCGGACCAGGTATGCGAGCATCCTCTTACCTCGAGCCTCCCTTCGCGGAATCAGGCGCGGCCGCGCGCTGCGGGCCGCCGTTCACCCACCACTCCCAGGTGCGGGCGTACGCCCCGTAGCTGGTGACGTGCGTGCCCTTCAGCCGCGGGCTGATGCCGGTGGTGTTGTCGTAGTAGTACAGCCAGGTGTAGGGCTGGTCCTGCACGATCCTGGCCGCGGCGGCGCGCCACAGGGGATCCGCCTGCGCCGCCGTAGGTTGGGAGCGCGCCCGCTCGATCATGCCATCGACTTCGGGACTGGCGTATCCCACCACGTTGTATGCGCCCTCCGACGACCAGGCGGCGGTCAGGTCGGCGTCCAGCCCCACGCCCCAGCTGCCCAGCGCCGCCTGGAAGTCGCGCTTCTTCATCAGGTGGTCGAAGAAGGTGGTGAGCTCGTACATCTGGATGCGGGCGTCGACGCCCACCTCCTTCCACTGCCGCTGCAGGATGGTGACCACGTCCTGCCGGCGCTG encodes the following:
- a CDS encoding ABC transporter ATP-binding protein; translated protein: MGGVQGMGADLTQPDNTAGARPGADGPILQVENLRTWFSTDAGLARAVDGVSFHVNPGETLGIVGESGSGKSVTSLSVMRLIPNPPGKIQEGSRILFRGSNGEMEDLAQASEKRMRQIRGNDIAMIFQEPMTSLNPVFTVGFQIEESLRLHQGLSKKAARTRAIEMLQLVGIPIPHQRVDEYPHQLSGGMRQRVMIAMALACDPKLLIADEPTTALDVTIQAQILELLNKLQSELGMSIILITHDLGVVAETCDRVIVMYAGQVFEEGPVDDVFHNPQNPYTEGLLRSMPKLGQDVGRLAVIPGVVPSPIAWPTGCRFHDRCPYGWEKTEKEAPPLFEIGPGRKNKCWLVKYPERRAEINRETGGFAPEGALTGTGAATPVAGSPDLAPELDGGEVA
- a CDS encoding Uma2 family endonuclease, yielding MIAQAHGTADAVSYEDFLRAYDGVRAEWVDGKVVEMSPQTDRHLLIWGFLYKAISGFVAQKGIGGLVGQAGFQVRLSPKVAREPDVFYLAPDNEHRFKRTFVDGPVDLAVELISPDSRVRDRRDKFVEYAQSGVREYWIIDPDAETVEVFRLAAGAYAPVPLGDPPRVASEVIPGLWIDPAWMWTEKPNEWAAFREWGLI
- a CDS encoding Uma2 family endonuclease; translation: MSTQAPLQLDARTLSFEEFLEAYDGVHAEWVDGRVRLVSPGNERQSDLSLWLGALVRYWADLHDLGRTYLPNYSMKLSDGTAREPDVFFVRSEHLDRVRGTYVDGPADLVIEILSPSTRGVDRGEKFYEYEQAGVAEYWLIDPAREAAEAYRLDASGRYELVALGDPAVLRSNVLPGLEIPAPWLWQKPLPSLPWVFRQWEA
- the opp4C gene encoding oligopeptide ABC transporter permease gives rise to the protein MVWWTWKSVSGKQLAKSRTRGDSQWSIAMRHFKKNRLAMGGMAVMILLYVITLVTPLIAPYDPAAQGDIITSRYLPPSGEHLFGTDKFGRDIFSRTLYGAQISLSIGFVAVGISITLGTMVGALSGYFGGWVDAVLMRVTDMMLAFPRLVLLIVVIAIFENPSFWLVVIVLGLTGWMGTSRIVRGEVLSLREREFVQAARALGFSDFRIITRHVVPNTMAPVIVSATLGIGLTILTEASLSFLGLGVQPPTPTWGNMVADGRDALTQAWWIATFPGLAIVLTVVAFNLLGDGLRDALDPRLRT
- a CDS encoding ABC transporter permease encodes the protein MLAYLVRRLLGAIPLLLGILTLIFFVLQLAPGDPIAKFANPNVSPEVLEQMRRNFGLDRPLHEQYGKWLWSFVTGDFGYSFGQMRPINEILPGILWNTMQLTLISLVVIFVVGMLIGIVQAVRQYSIADNVLTFLALFFYSMPSFWFALMLILIFSLRAGQEGWALSFPASGMTSIDYEYLTGGEKFRDRVMHLILPAIALGIGSAAGVARYMRGAMLEVIHQDFIRTARAKGLSERTVVFKHALRNALIPIITLLGLYLPFLLSGAVLVETIFAWPGMGRAIVDAILARDYPMVMATSFVIASMVVLGNLLSDVLYAVVDPRIRND